The window GCGTCCCAGCCGGGCGCGTTCCTCGCCATCGATACGTACCGACACCTCGCCGTCGAGGATCAGGTACAGGCCGGTTCCCCCGAATCCCTGGCGCAGCACACGCTGGCCCTCGCTGAACCACTCCTCGTCGAAGGTGTGCACGACCTCCTCGAGCTGCGGCCGCGACAGGTCGGCGAACAGGGCCAGCCCGGCCAGGGTGTCCACGATGTCGTTGGCGCCTTCCATGGCGAGATTCTGGCGGAGTTAGGCCGGTCGCGTGAAGGGCCGGAGCCGTGGCTCGACGGAGCCCGTCACCCCTGGAGCCTGGTCCGCTCGGCCGCCACCGCCTCGCCGAACCTGGCGGCCAGGGCGGAATCGGCGGCGAGTTTCTCGACCCATGCCGTGGAGATCTGGCTCCAGTCCGCCCCGGTCATGCCGAA is drawn from Actinomycetota bacterium and contains these coding sequences:
- a CDS encoding cyclic nucleotide-binding domain-containing protein gives rise to the protein MEGANDIVDTLAGLALFADLSRPQLEEVVHTFDEEWFSEGQRVLRQGFGGTGLYLILDGEVSVRIDGEERARLGRGEYFGEVSVLLGEPPVADVVATGPVRCVILAAPDVEPFLLGHPHVVYRMLQSQARRLRSANLWRS